A single window of Streptomyces griseoviridis DNA harbors:
- a CDS encoding GMC oxidoreductase, translating to MVALQTAAAAGLTRIGLQSAQAVEPAAVDSAPAIVVGSGYGGAVAALRLGQAGIRTVVLEMGRLWNTAGPDGKVFCATSAPDQRSMWFRGRTEAPLASFLWLDLVNRDITPYPGVLDRVHYDNMSVYVGRGVGGGSLVNGGMAVTPLPSYFAEQFPAVDAAEMYGTYFPRARAMLGVNTVDPAWFESTDWYRFTRTSRKAAGAAGLKTTFVPNVYDFGYMQREAAGTATRSALAGEVIYGNNQGKRSLDKTYLAAALGTGNVTLHTLEKVRDITRAADGGYLLTVDRIDTTGAVVETKQYGCASLFLGGGSLGTTELLVRARDTGTLPDLDASVGAGWGTNGNTMVARANHVWDTVGASQSTMPVMGIDDWANTDNPVFAEIAPLPIGFETWISLYLAITKNPQRARFTYDSASGTVKLGWSAAQSAVSVAMAKKLFDRINAANATIYRYDLFGSSSKVFADDFCYHPLGGCVLGKATDAYGRVKGYSRLYVTDGSLVPGSIGVNPFVTITALAERTMARVLAEDTAP from the coding sequence ATGGTCGCCCTCCAGACCGCCGCGGCCGCCGGCCTCACCCGCATCGGCCTCCAGTCCGCACAGGCCGTCGAACCCGCCGCCGTCGACAGCGCCCCCGCGATCGTCGTCGGCTCCGGGTACGGCGGTGCCGTCGCCGCCCTGCGCCTCGGCCAGGCCGGCATCCGCACCGTCGTCCTCGAAATGGGCCGGCTGTGGAACACCGCGGGCCCCGACGGCAAGGTCTTCTGCGCCACCAGCGCCCCCGACCAGCGCTCCATGTGGTTCCGCGGCCGCACCGAGGCCCCGCTGGCCAGCTTCCTCTGGCTCGACCTCGTCAACCGGGACATCACCCCCTACCCCGGAGTCCTGGACCGGGTGCACTACGACAACATGTCCGTCTACGTCGGCCGCGGGGTCGGCGGCGGCTCCCTGGTCAACGGCGGCATGGCCGTCACCCCGCTCCCGTCCTACTTCGCCGAGCAGTTCCCGGCCGTCGACGCGGCCGAGATGTACGGCACGTACTTCCCGCGCGCCCGTGCCATGCTCGGCGTCAACACCGTCGACCCCGCCTGGTTCGAGTCGACCGACTGGTACCGGTTCACCCGCACCTCGCGGAAGGCGGCAGGCGCCGCGGGGCTGAAGACCACCTTCGTGCCCAACGTCTACGACTTCGGGTACATGCAGCGCGAGGCGGCCGGCACCGCCACCAGGTCCGCGCTGGCCGGAGAGGTCATCTACGGCAACAACCAGGGCAAGCGCAGCCTCGACAAGACCTACCTCGCCGCCGCCCTCGGCACCGGCAACGTCACCCTGCACACCCTGGAGAAGGTGCGGGACATCACCCGGGCCGCCGACGGCGGCTACCTGCTCACCGTCGACCGGATCGACACCACGGGCGCGGTCGTCGAGACCAAGCAGTACGGCTGCGCCTCGCTCTTCCTCGGCGGCGGCAGCCTCGGCACCACCGAACTCCTCGTCAGGGCACGGGACACCGGCACCCTGCCCGACCTCGACGCGAGCGTCGGCGCGGGCTGGGGCACCAACGGCAACACGATGGTGGCGCGCGCCAACCACGTCTGGGACACCGTCGGCGCCAGCCAGTCGACCATGCCGGTCATGGGCATCGACGACTGGGCCAACACCGACAACCCGGTCTTCGCGGAGATCGCCCCGCTGCCCATCGGGTTCGAGACCTGGATCAGCCTCTACCTGGCGATCACCAAGAACCCGCAACGGGCCCGCTTCACCTACGACTCCGCCTCGGGCACGGTGAAGCTCGGCTGGAGCGCCGCGCAGAGCGCCGTCTCCGTCGCCATGGCCAAGAAGCTCTTCGACCGGATCAACGCGGCCAACGCGACCATCTACCGCTACGACCTGTTCGGCTCGTCCAGCAAGGTCTTCGCCGACGACTTCTGCTACCACCCGCTCGGCGGCTGCGTGTTGGGCAAGGCGACCGACGCCTACGGCCGGGTGAAGGGCTATTCACGGCTCTACGTCACCGACGGCTCGCTGGTGCCGGGATCCATCGGCGTGAACCCGTTCGTGACGATCACCGCGCTCGCGGAACGCACGATGGCGCGGGTCCTCGCCGAGGACACCGCGCCATGA
- a CDS encoding metallophosphoesterase family protein — MAPTPPARGRTRVHVVSDVHGNARDLARAGDGADALICLGDLVLFLDYADHSRGIFPDLFGEENADRIVELRTARRFEEARAFGARLWGSIGTGRAAAIESAVRKQYAELFAAFPTPTYATYGNVDVPPLWPEYAARGTTVLDGQRVEIGGRTFGFVGGGLRTPMHTPYEISDEEYAAKIEAVGEVDVLCTHIPPEVPELVYDTVARRFERGSRALLDAIRRTRPRYSLFGHVHQPLARRMRIGATECVNVGHFASTGRPWALEW, encoded by the coding sequence ATGGCACCCACACCGCCCGCTCGCGGCAGAACACGCGTCCATGTGGTCAGTGACGTGCACGGCAACGCCCGTGACCTGGCCAGAGCGGGCGACGGCGCCGACGCCCTGATCTGCCTCGGCGACCTCGTCCTCTTCCTCGACTACGCGGACCACTCGCGCGGCATCTTCCCCGACCTCTTCGGCGAGGAGAACGCGGACCGCATCGTCGAGCTGCGCACCGCCCGCCGCTTCGAGGAGGCCCGCGCGTTCGGCGCCCGCCTCTGGGGCTCCATCGGCACCGGCCGGGCCGCCGCCATCGAGAGCGCCGTGCGCAAGCAGTACGCCGAACTCTTCGCCGCCTTCCCGACCCCGACGTACGCCACCTACGGCAACGTCGACGTCCCGCCCCTGTGGCCCGAGTACGCGGCCCGGGGCACCACCGTCCTCGACGGGCAGCGGGTGGAGATCGGCGGCCGCACCTTCGGCTTCGTCGGCGGCGGCCTGCGCACCCCCATGCACACCCCGTACGAGATCAGCGACGAGGAGTACGCGGCGAAGATCGAGGCCGTCGGCGAGGTCGACGTGCTGTGCACCCACATCCCGCCCGAGGTGCCCGAACTGGTCTACGACACCGTCGCCCGCCGCTTCGAACGCGGCAGCCGCGCCCTGCTGGACGCCATCCGCCGCACCCGCCCCCGCTACTCCCTCTTCGGCCACGTCCACCAGCCGCTGGCCCGCCGGATGCGGATCGGCGCGACCGAGTGCGTCAACGTCGGACACTTCGCCTCGACCGGCCGTCCCTGGGCCCTCGAATGGTGA
- a CDS encoding AMP-dependent synthetase/ligase, with translation MREFSLPALYEVPADGNLTDIVRRNAAQHPEVAVIARRAGGSWQDVTATAFLAEVVTAAKGLIASGVQPGDRVGLMSRTRYEWTLLDFAIWSAGAVTVPVYETSSPEQVEWILSDSGATACVVELDSHTATVESVRERLPALKHLWQIEGGGIEELGRLGQDVSDATVEERGSLAKADDPATIVYTSGTTGRPKGCVLTHRSFFAECGNVVERLRPLFRTGECSVLLFLPLAHVFGRLVQIAPMMAPIKLGCVPDIKHLTDELASFRPTLILGVPRVFEKVYNAARAKAQADGKGKIFDRAADTAIAYSKAQDTPSGPSLGLRIRHKVFDKLVYGKLRAVLGGRGEYAISGGAPLGERLGHFFRGIGFTVLEGYGLTESCAATAFNPWDRTKIGTVGQPLPGSVIRIADDGEVLLHGEHLFKEYWNNPGATAEALTDGWFHTGDVGTLDEDGYLRITGRKKEIIVTAGGKNVAPAVIEDRIRAHALVAECMVVGDGRPFVGALVTVDDEFLGRWAVEHGKPADATAASLRDDPDLLAEIQTAVDDGNAAVSKAESVRKFRILPSPFTEESGHLTPSLKLKRNVVAKDYAAEIEAIYAK, from the coding sequence TTGCGCGAGTTCAGCCTTCCGGCTCTGTACGAGGTCCCGGCGGACGGCAACCTGACCGACATCGTCCGCAGAAACGCCGCGCAGCACCCCGAGGTCGCCGTCATCGCCCGCAGAGCCGGCGGGAGCTGGCAGGACGTGACGGCGACGGCCTTCCTCGCCGAGGTGGTGACCGCCGCCAAGGGCCTCATCGCCTCAGGTGTGCAGCCGGGCGACCGGGTCGGCCTGATGTCGCGCACCCGCTACGAGTGGACGCTGCTCGACTTCGCGATCTGGAGCGCGGGCGCGGTCACCGTCCCGGTGTACGAGACCAGCTCGCCCGAGCAGGTGGAGTGGATCCTCTCCGACTCGGGCGCGACGGCCTGTGTGGTGGAGCTGGACTCCCACACGGCGACCGTCGAGTCGGTGCGCGAGCGGCTGCCCGCGCTCAAGCACCTGTGGCAGATCGAGGGCGGTGGCATCGAGGAGCTCGGCCGGCTCGGGCAGGACGTCTCGGACGCCACCGTCGAGGAGCGCGGCTCGCTCGCCAAGGCCGACGACCCGGCGACCATCGTGTACACGTCGGGCACCACCGGCAGGCCCAAGGGCTGTGTGCTGACCCACCGCAGCTTCTTCGCGGAGTGCGGCAACGTCGTGGAGCGGCTGCGGCCGCTGTTCCGCACCGGCGAGTGCTCGGTGCTGCTGTTCCTGCCGCTGGCGCACGTCTTCGGGCGGCTGGTGCAGATCGCGCCGATGATGGCGCCGATCAAGCTGGGCTGCGTCCCGGACATCAAGCACCTCACGGACGAGCTGGCGTCGTTCAGACCGACACTGATCCTGGGCGTCCCGCGGGTCTTCGAGAAGGTCTACAACGCGGCGCGGGCCAAGGCGCAGGCGGACGGCAAGGGCAAGATCTTCGACCGGGCCGCCGACACCGCCATCGCGTACAGCAAGGCGCAGGACACGCCGTCGGGTCCCTCGCTCGGCCTGCGGATCAGGCACAAGGTGTTCGACAAGCTGGTCTACGGCAAGCTGCGCGCGGTGCTCGGCGGGCGCGGCGAGTACGCGATCTCCGGCGGCGCCCCGCTGGGCGAGCGGCTCGGCCACTTCTTCCGCGGGATCGGCTTCACAGTTCTTGAGGGCTACGGCCTCACCGAATCCTGCGCGGCGACGGCGTTCAACCCGTGGGACCGCACGAAGATCGGCACGGTCGGGCAGCCGCTGCCGGGCTCGGTGATCCGGATCGCGGACGACGGCGAGGTGCTGCTGCACGGCGAGCACCTGTTCAAGGAGTACTGGAACAACCCGGGGGCGACGGCGGAGGCGCTGACCGACGGCTGGTTCCACACCGGCGACGTCGGCACCCTCGACGAGGACGGGTATCTGCGGATCACCGGCCGCAAGAAGGAGATCATCGTCACCGCGGGCGGCAAGAACGTCGCGCCCGCCGTGATCGAGGACCGGATCAGGGCGCACGCGCTGGTCGCGGAGTGCATGGTGGTCGGTGACGGGCGGCCGTTCGTGGGCGCGCTGGTCACCGTGGACGACGAGTTCCTCGGCCGGTGGGCGGTCGAGCACGGCAAGCCGGCGGATGCCACCGCGGCGTCGCTGCGTGACGACCCGGATCTGCTCGCGGAGATCCAGACGGCGGTCGACGACGGCAACGCCGCGGTGTCGAAGGCGGAATCGGTGCGGAAGTTCCGCATTCTGCCCTCCCCGTTCACGGAGGAGTCGGGCCACCTGACGCCGTCCCTGAAGCTCAAGCGGAACGTGGTGGCGAAGGATTACGCGGCCGAGATCGAGGCCATCTACGCCAAGTGA